The following are encoded in a window of Mycolicibacterium tusciae JS617 genomic DNA:
- a CDS encoding M24 family metallopeptidase, with amino-acid sequence MAVEIIPDDLSLRTGRRERAIAAMDAHDLDVVVLGRQANVRYVTGAPQLWVAGTRPFAPICVVVRATGEIHLNSTWDEGIPEEIGHDHLYGLAWNPMTIIEVLKGIDGAATARRVGTDAMSPSFAQLLPVAFPNAELVDAEVAMKAARRTKTPDEIRVLRGALGVAERGLAAAVSELAVGTTEQALNGVLMEAMTAGGYSTSATQDGAWITSPDHSWRVGRRDRRIAEGDLVAFAAGALADGYVGEVGRTWPVGDVPGADALFGRSNDLWERLIDACRPGASAADLLAAYDAAGEALPPIPVAHGLGLGFDPPVISPDLPQTSADERLDPGSVLAVTAYVWEAGIGAVFRRDAVLITDTGAEVLTASPSPAQAAAGIS; translated from the coding sequence ATGGCAGTTGAAATCATTCCCGACGACCTATCGCTGCGCACCGGGCGGCGTGAGCGCGCCATCGCCGCGATGGACGCCCACGATCTCGATGTCGTGGTACTGGGACGCCAGGCCAACGTCCGTTACGTGACCGGGGCACCGCAACTCTGGGTGGCGGGCACCCGTCCTTTCGCGCCGATCTGCGTCGTCGTCCGTGCGACCGGTGAGATCCACCTCAACAGCACGTGGGATGAGGGTATCCCCGAGGAGATCGGCCACGACCATCTCTACGGACTGGCCTGGAACCCCATGACCATCATCGAGGTGCTCAAGGGCATCGACGGCGCGGCGACGGCGCGTCGCGTCGGAACCGACGCCATGTCGCCGTCGTTCGCGCAGCTGCTACCGGTCGCGTTCCCCAACGCGGAACTCGTCGATGCCGAGGTGGCGATGAAGGCCGCCCGGCGGACCAAGACACCCGACGAGATCCGGGTCCTGCGAGGCGCCCTCGGCGTCGCCGAGCGCGGGCTCGCGGCAGCGGTGTCGGAGCTCGCGGTGGGCACCACTGAGCAGGCACTCAACGGCGTCCTCATGGAGGCGATGACCGCGGGCGGATACAGCACCTCGGCGACCCAGGACGGCGCGTGGATCACGTCGCCCGACCACTCGTGGCGCGTCGGTCGGCGCGACCGCAGGATCGCCGAGGGTGACCTGGTGGCCTTCGCCGCGGGTGCGCTCGCCGACGGTTACGTGGGTGAGGTCGGCAGGACGTGGCCGGTCGGTGACGTTCCCGGTGCGGATGCGCTCTTCGGTCGCTCGAATGATCTGTGGGAGAGGCTGATCGACGCGTGCCGACCCGGTGCTTCGGCTGCCGATCTGCTCGCGGCATACGACGCGGCGGGTGAGGCGCTGCCGCCGATACCCGTGGCCCACGGTCTCGGCCTCGGCTTCGATCCGCCGGTGATCTCGCCCGACCTGCCCCAGACGTCGGCCGACGAACGACTCGATCCCGGTTCGGTGCTGGCTGTCACCGCCTACGTGTGGGAAGCGGGCATCGGTGCGGTGTTCCGCCGCGATGCGGTGCTTATCACCGACACCGGAGCCGAAGTACTCACGGCCAGCCCCTCCCCGGCGCAGGCCGCTGCCGGAATCAGTTGA
- a CDS encoding M24 family metallopeptidase: MYRECGARLRDSMKDKGVDALVLLGNGNVVYATGASWPLLDAGLSHVERPVAVVLADDEHPHLYMPFREGSAFDTEVPADHVHGPLYLEFDEGVEHFAKVLADLVPAGGTVAVDELTGAMRRAAGRLFRAGPPTDAALAVGPAKLVKTVDQIAAVRRACRITEQALVDVQPFVAPGVSQIDLSARFVRRAFELGATTNMIEAIWQVMPTTRSSGAVWTTTGDLALPLLPTEKPLAKGDVLWTDISITFEGYCSDWGRTWVVGENPTPEQNANFAKWRSILDAVLAVTKAGATAGDLARAAIAANGGTKPWLPHFYLGHGIGTNAAEIPMIGTDLGEQFDDNFVFPAGMLLVLEPVVWEDGTGGYRAEEIVIITEDGYQSITDYPYAPYGLS, from the coding sequence ATGTATCGCGAATGCGGCGCCCGGCTGCGTGACTCCATGAAAGACAAGGGCGTCGACGCGCTCGTGCTGCTCGGCAACGGCAACGTCGTATACGCGACCGGCGCCAGCTGGCCGCTGCTCGATGCCGGGTTGTCACATGTCGAGCGTCCCGTCGCGGTGGTGCTCGCCGACGACGAGCATCCCCACCTGTACATGCCGTTCCGTGAGGGCAGCGCGTTCGACACAGAGGTTCCCGCGGACCATGTCCACGGTCCGCTGTACCTCGAATTCGACGAGGGTGTCGAGCATTTCGCGAAGGTGCTCGCCGACCTGGTGCCTGCGGGCGGCACCGTGGCGGTCGACGAGCTCACCGGGGCGATGCGGCGAGCCGCCGGACGGCTGTTCCGCGCGGGGCCGCCGACGGATGCCGCACTCGCCGTGGGCCCGGCCAAGCTGGTCAAGACCGTGGACCAGATCGCCGCTGTCCGAAGGGCCTGCCGCATCACCGAGCAGGCCCTCGTCGACGTCCAGCCGTTCGTCGCCCCCGGCGTGAGTCAGATAGACCTTTCGGCGCGATTCGTCCGGCGGGCCTTCGAGCTCGGCGCCACCACGAACATGATCGAAGCCATCTGGCAGGTGATGCCGACAACCCGCAGCAGCGGTGCGGTCTGGACCACCACCGGCGACCTGGCGCTACCGCTGTTACCCACCGAGAAGCCGTTGGCCAAGGGCGACGTGCTGTGGACCGATATCAGCATCACCTTCGAGGGCTACTGCTCTGATTGGGGGCGCACGTGGGTGGTGGGCGAGAACCCCACGCCCGAACAGAACGCGAACTTCGCCAAGTGGCGGTCGATTCTCGACGCCGTGCTCGCCGTGACGAAGGCCGGCGCCACCGCCGGTGACCTGGCGCGCGCGGCCATCGCCGCCAACGGCGGCACCAAGCCGTGGCTGCCACACTTCTACCTCGGCCACGGCATCGGCACCAACGCCGCCGAAATCCCCATGATCGGAACGGATCTCGGCGAGCAGTTCGACGACAACTTCGTGTTTCCAGCGGGCATGCTGCTCGTGCTCGAGCCCGTCGTCTGGGAGGACGGCACCGGCGGTTACCGCGCCGAGGAGATCGTGATCATCACCGAGGACGGTTACCAGTCCATCACCGACTACCCTTACGCGCCCTACGGACTGAGTTGA
- a CDS encoding amidohydrolase family protein produces MSTPTVPSPTSLYPPEGFGAPKNRQGHAKEGGLTGLPVGTEIFSADNHISVADDIFYERFPEELKGAAPRIWYEDGAYMVGMKGKAWTGGDFGRVLMQYDDLAGAASNNIEARIRELKEDGIDRELAFPNAVLALFHYPDKSLRERVFRIYNEHIADLQERSNGHFYGVGLINWWDPKGTRSTLEELKVLGLKTFLLPLNPGKDDEGNIYDYGAVSMDAVWDEIEDAGLPVSHHIGETPPKTPCEHNSVVVGMMVNVDSFREQFAKYVFSGILDRHPTLRIGWFEGGIAWVPTALQDAEHMLASYRHMFNHQLRHDVRYYWAQHMSASFMVDPLGLRLIDQIGVDNVMWSSDYPHNESTFGYSEKSLASVVEAVGPEDAVKIVSTNIKNFLGIS; encoded by the coding sequence ATGTCTACCCCTACAGTTCCATCGCCCACCTCCCTGTATCCGCCCGAAGGTTTCGGTGCCCCCAAGAACCGGCAGGGACACGCAAAAGAGGGAGGCCTAACCGGACTCCCTGTGGGGACTGAGATCTTTTCCGCCGACAACCACATCTCGGTCGCCGACGACATCTTCTACGAGCGCTTCCCCGAGGAGCTCAAGGGCGCGGCACCGCGCATCTGGTATGAGGACGGCGCTTACATGGTCGGCATGAAGGGCAAGGCCTGGACCGGTGGGGACTTCGGCCGTGTACTCATGCAGTACGACGACCTCGCCGGTGCCGCCTCCAACAACATCGAGGCGCGCATCCGTGAGCTCAAAGAGGATGGCATCGACAGGGAACTGGCCTTCCCCAACGCGGTGTTGGCGCTCTTCCACTACCCGGACAAGTCCCTGCGCGAGCGCGTGTTCCGGATCTACAACGAGCACATCGCCGACTTGCAGGAACGCTCCAACGGCCACTTCTACGGTGTCGGCCTGATCAACTGGTGGGACCCCAAGGGCACCAGGAGCACGCTGGAGGAGCTGAAGGTGTTGGGACTCAAGACGTTCCTGCTGCCGCTCAACCCCGGCAAAGACGACGAGGGCAACATCTACGACTACGGCGCCGTCTCCATGGATGCTGTCTGGGATGAGATCGAGGACGCCGGCCTGCCGGTCAGCCACCACATCGGCGAGACACCGCCGAAGACGCCGTGCGAGCACAACAGCGTCGTGGTCGGCATGATGGTGAACGTCGACTCTTTCCGTGAGCAGTTCGCCAAGTACGTGTTCTCCGGAATCCTCGACCGGCATCCCACACTGCGGATCGGCTGGTTCGAGGGTGGGATCGCCTGGGTGCCAACGGCTCTCCAGGACGCCGAACACATGCTGGCTTCCTACCGGCACATGTTCAACCACCAACTCCGACACGACGTCCGCTATTACTGGGCTCAACACATGAGCGCGTCGTTCATGGTCGATCCGCTCGGCCTGCGTCTCATCGACCAGATTGGCGTGGACAACGTCATGTGGTCGTCGGACTACCCGCACAACGAGAGCACCTTCGGATATTCCGAGAAGTCGTTGGCGTCGGTCGTCGAGGCGGTGGGACCCGAGGACGCCGTGAAGATCGTCAGCACCAACATCAAGAACTTCCTGGGCATCTCGTGA
- a CDS encoding cytochrome P450, whose amino-acid sequence MSDTLATEQVSADVPEYPMERAARCPFAPPLPMLEMGEAKPLSRVRIWNGTTPWLITGHEVARALFSDSRVSVDDRIEGFPHWNEHMLSTVNKRPRSVFTSDAEEHTRFRRMLSKPFTFKRVEALRTAIQEVTDECIDEILAGPQPADIVAKLALPVPTKVISEMLGVPYEDHEFFQHHANVGLARYASAEEGQKGAMSLHKYLINLVEKKMEDPSEDAVSDLAERVTAGEISVKEAAQLGTGLLIAGHETTANMIGIGVLALLENPEQAALLRDSDDPKFIANAAEELMRYLSIIQNGQRRVAIDDIETGGETIRAGEGIIIDLAPANWDAAAYPEPDRLDFTRDAGQQLGFGYGRHQCVGQQLARAELQIVFHTLLRRIPTLRLAIPFDEVPFKHDRLAYGVYELPVTW is encoded by the coding sequence ATGTCAGACACGCTTGCCACAGAACAGGTTTCGGCCGACGTTCCGGAGTATCCGATGGAGCGGGCCGCTCGGTGCCCATTCGCGCCGCCCCTGCCGATGCTCGAGATGGGTGAGGCCAAGCCGCTGTCGCGGGTGCGGATCTGGAACGGCACCACGCCGTGGCTGATCACCGGACACGAGGTGGCGCGGGCGCTGTTCTCGGACTCACGTGTCAGCGTCGACGACCGGATTGAGGGCTTCCCGCACTGGAACGAGCACATGCTGTCGACGGTGAACAAGCGGCCCCGGTCCGTCTTCACCTCCGATGCCGAGGAGCACACCCGGTTCCGCCGGATGTTGTCAAAGCCATTCACGTTCAAGCGCGTCGAGGCCCTGCGCACCGCTATCCAAGAAGTCACCGATGAGTGCATTGACGAGATCCTGGCAGGCCCCCAACCCGCCGACATCGTCGCCAAGCTCGCGCTGCCGGTGCCGACCAAGGTCATCAGCGAGATGCTCGGCGTCCCCTACGAGGACCACGAATTCTTCCAGCACCACGCCAACGTCGGGCTGGCCCGCTACGCGTCCGCCGAAGAAGGTCAGAAGGGGGCGATGAGCCTCCACAAGTACCTGATCAACCTGGTTGAGAAGAAGATGGAAGACCCCTCCGAGGATGCTGTTTCCGACCTCGCGGAACGCGTGACCGCCGGCGAGATCAGTGTCAAGGAGGCCGCTCAGTTGGGCACCGGGCTGTTGATCGCCGGCCATGAGACGACTGCGAACATGATCGGCATCGGCGTGCTCGCCCTGCTGGAGAACCCCGAACAAGCTGCGCTCCTTCGCGATTCCGACGATCCGAAGTTCATCGCGAACGCGGCAGAAGAGTTGATGCGCTATCTGTCGATCATCCAGAACGGTCAGCGCCGGGTGGCCATCGATGACATCGAAACCGGCGGAGAAACCATTCGAGCCGGCGAAGGCATCATCATCGATCTGGCTCCGGCGAACTGGGATGCAGCTGCCTACCCAGAACCAGACAGGCTCGACTTCACCCGTGATGCGGGCCAGCAGCTCGGTTTTGGTTACGGAAGGCATCAGTGCGTCGGGCAGCAGCTCGCGCGCGCTGAACTGCAGATCGTGTTCCACACGCTGCTGCGCCGCATCCCGACGCTGCGGCTGGCGATCCCGTTCGACGAGGTGCCCTTCAAGCATGACCGCCTCGCCTACGGCGTCTACGAACTTCCGGTGACCTGGTAG
- a CDS encoding ferredoxin, translating to MKVSVDRDKCVSSGMCVMNAGDVFDQRDDDGVVELLVDEPGPDQAEETRKAAAACPALAIHIEE from the coding sequence GTGAAGGTGAGTGTCGACCGGGACAAGTGCGTGTCCTCCGGGATGTGCGTGATGAACGCAGGTGACGTGTTCGACCAGCGTGACGACGACGGTGTCGTGGAACTGCTGGTCGACGAACCCGGACCCGATCAAGCAGAAGAAACCCGCAAGGCCGCCGCGGCGTGCCCAGCCCTGGCCATTCACATCGAGGAATGA
- a CDS encoding TetR/AcrR family transcriptional regulator, which translates to MTGFTDPVTTASRTVRTERASITREAILAAAERLFAEHGVYAVSNRQVSEAAGQGNNAAVGYHFGTKADLVRAIEQKHRAPIDRLLARMVADNTESTDLRDWIACMVCSLTEHLDQLGNPTWYARFAAQALADPAYQKIVVKDALASPSLLRVVEGITKCLPDLPMTVVTERNIMVRNLMMHTCADFERAFAEGAQNSVMPRTTWSSVASGLIDAIVGLWQAPITERP; encoded by the coding sequence GTGACCGGGTTCACTGATCCTGTGACCACAGCGAGCAGGACCGTGCGGACCGAGCGCGCCAGCATTACGCGCGAGGCGATCCTGGCTGCCGCCGAGCGGTTGTTCGCCGAACACGGTGTGTACGCCGTTTCCAACAGGCAGGTCAGCGAGGCAGCCGGGCAGGGAAACAACGCGGCTGTCGGTTACCACTTCGGCACCAAGGCCGACCTTGTGCGCGCGATCGAGCAGAAGCACCGCGCGCCGATCGACCGGCTGCTCGCGCGAATGGTTGCCGACAACACCGAATCGACCGACTTGCGCGACTGGATCGCCTGCATGGTGTGTTCACTCACCGAGCATCTCGATCAGCTCGGCAACCCGACGTGGTACGCACGCTTCGCCGCCCAGGCGCTGGCCGACCCCGCCTATCAGAAGATCGTGGTGAAGGACGCGCTCGCTTCGCCGTCGCTGCTGCGCGTCGTCGAGGGCATCACGAAATGCCTGCCGGACCTGCCGATGACCGTCGTCACCGAGCGAAACATCATGGTGCGAAACCTGATGATGCACACCTGCGCCGACTTCGAGCGCGCGTTCGCCGAAGGCGCTCAGAACTCGGTGATGCCCCGAACCACGTGGAGCTCGGTCGCATCCGGACTGATCGACGCGATCGTCGGTCTGTGGCAGGCACCTATCACGGAGCGACCGTGA
- a CDS encoding alpha/beta fold hydrolase: MTISRFTDNGDVRIHYLDSGGDDRGAPIVFVPGMTCVAEDYAEILPLFGRRTVVADLRGHGRSSAPATGYDAATLSTDVSAVVDAVTAGPVHVVTFSRGTTYALTWALANVERIRSVAIGDYVPEEKVLTPEMSRRLLDGRWRGTPVCERLDEGAANKVFDAAKERSLWDSLARQQLPLLAVRSRERFLVGDAQWSRYRALFPNAHLVEFSDSPHDIFRPDRGRYPRLVAEHVDRADEDR; this comes from the coding sequence ATGACTATTTCGCGGTTCACCGACAACGGCGACGTCCGCATCCACTATCTCGACTCAGGGGGCGACGACCGTGGCGCTCCGATCGTCTTCGTGCCCGGCATGACGTGCGTCGCCGAGGACTATGCAGAAATCTTGCCGCTGTTCGGACGCAGGACCGTTGTCGCTGACCTCAGGGGGCATGGCCGAAGCAGCGCCCCCGCGACCGGATACGACGCCGCGACGCTGAGCACCGATGTCAGTGCCGTGGTGGACGCCGTCACCGCGGGGCCGGTGCACGTGGTGACGTTCTCGCGGGGCACGACCTACGCGCTGACGTGGGCGCTGGCCAACGTCGAGCGCATTCGGTCCGTCGCCATCGGCGACTACGTGCCCGAGGAGAAGGTCTTGACTCCGGAGATGTCGCGACGCCTGCTCGACGGTCGCTGGCGCGGAACTCCGGTGTGCGAGCGGCTCGACGAAGGCGCCGCCAACAAGGTCTTTGACGCGGCCAAGGAGCGATCATTGTGGGATTCCCTTGCCCGGCAGCAACTCCCGCTGCTCGCTGTGCGCAGCCGTGAACGCTTCCTCGTCGGCGACGCACAGTGGTCGCGCTACCGGGCATTGTTCCCGAACGCGCACCTGGTTGAGTTTTCCGACTCACCCCACGACATCTTTCGGCCCGACCGCGGCCGTTACCCGCGACTGGTTGCCGAGCATGTCGACCGCGCGGACGAAGACCGCTAG